The Chondrinema litorale sequence AACATGCCGAGTTCGCGCCCACACTGGCCTTCCTAAAGCAATAAAATCGTTTAAATATTTGCTTCTAAAAACTTCTTTTGGTGCATCTGTACTATCTAGCAAACCTAATGAAGCAGTTTCTGCCATATCTATAATATACTCTCCAATGGCTACACCAACTCTCGGTTCTCCAGTAGGATGCATAAAAACACCAAAAGGAAGGTTGTAAATAGTAAAGTCGCAGTTCTCGGGTATGTTAATCCATGATTGCATACAGGTAAGGGGTTAAGTTATCAGTTAATTAAAAGTTATGATATATCTTATCAAGTATATACATCAGGTTTCTGTAATCATCATCTGTTAAACCTTCCCAACCAATTTTCCTAACAGCATATACTTCTGGTAAAGCCTTGTCTATAATTTCATGCCCTTGTTCGGTGAGCATAATTTGGAACCTACGTCTATCGCTGGCATCCATTACGCGTGTAGTATAGCCTTTTTTACACAACAAATCTATGATTCTTGTCACTGTTGGGGCATCTTTATAGGTACACTCTGCCAATTCGTTCTGGCTCAGTCCATTTCTATTATTTAACTGATCGAGAATTACCCATTGGTCTACAGTTATATCCAAATTTGCTTCAACAAATCTTCGCTGTAGATTCTGTCTAATCTTTTTAATAGTTCGCTCAATGAGGAACCCAAAGTGCTTGTGTTCTTTGTATCTGACTGCCAATTTAATTTATTTAATGTTAAATAATTAGTACACTAACAATTGAAATTATAAAAATACCTTTATTGTAATATTAATCAAACATTAGCTGGCATAAATAAAGCAAATTATATATTCACAAAAAATTGCTAAACTAAATAAAAGGCTAAAATTCTATAGAAAAAGAACTACTGGCGAGCTAACCAGTAGTTAAATATTTGCCTATACAGGTTAGAGTGTACCCCTTAGTTCTTGTTCTCTTTCTATTGCTTCAAAAAGAGCCTTAAAGTTTCCCTTACCAAAAGATTTAGCCCCTTTCCGTTCGATGATCTCAAAAAACATAGTTGGCCTTGGCTCTAGTGGTTTGGTAAAAATTTGTAAGAGATATCCTTCATCATCTCTATCTACCAAAATTCCCAAATCTTTGAGTGGTTTTAAATCTTCATCTATTTCTCCTACCCGATCTAGCAAATCGTCGTAATATGTACCCGGAACTCTCAAAAATTCAACACCTCTAGCTCTCAGCTCTGTTACCGTTTCAATAATATTATCCGTAGCAATGGCTAAATGCTGTACCCCTGCACCATTGTAAAAATCCAAGAACTCTTCTACCTGAGATTTTTTAACTCCATCAGCAGGTTCGTTAATCGGAAACTTAATTCTACCATTGCCATTACTCATTACCTTACTCATTAAAGCAGTGTAATCTGTAGAAATATCTTTGTCATCAAAAGAAACTAATTGAGTAAAGCCCATAGTTTTGGCATAAAAATTCACCCATCTGTTCATCTCACCCCAACCAACATTACCCACCATATGATCGATGTATTTTAGACCAGTAGAAGTTGGATTGTAACCTGTTTCCCATCTTTTGAAACCTGGCATAAAAACTCCGTGGTAATCTTTTCTTTCTATAAAAATATGCACCGTTTCTCCATAGGTGTAAATGCCCGAACAAACAACTTCACCAAATTCATCTTTGAGCACTTCGGGTTCTAAGTAGGGCTTCGCTCCTCTCTTTACAGTTTCATGAAAAGCCTGTTCTGCATCGTCTACCCATAGTGCTACTGTTTTTACGCCATCTCCTTTTTCGTCTATATGTTTACCTATGGCAGTTCCTTTTTTTAGTGGGCTGGTAAGCACCAACCTAATTTTATCTTGCTGCAAAACATAAGAAACATAATCTTTTTCACCAGTCTCAAGACCCCGATATGCCAGTGACTGAAAGCCAAAAGCAGTTTTATAATAATGAGCAGCTTGTAAAGCATTACTCACATAGAATTCTACATAGTCGGTGCCATTTAACGGCAGAAAATCTTTCGCTTCGGGAAAAATCTTCTCTATTGTTGCTGTTGATTCGAGTGACATATTGCTAATGTTTATTGGTTTTCTAATGAATAAATTAATGATCCAGCCAAGATTGAAAATACATTCCATCATCAATTTTTAAGGCTGCTTCTGTAAGCATTAAAGGCTTAAAAGGATCTACCATTACGGCATATTCTTCAGTGCTTTTCTTACCAATACTTCTTTCCATTGCTCCCGGATGCGGGCCATGCGGTATACCTCCCGGATGCAATGAAATATGGCCTTTGCTAATGTCATTTCTGCTCATAAAATCTCCATCTACATAATACAGCACTTCGTCAGAATCTATATTACTATGATTATAAGGAGCTGGAATCGCTTCGGGATGGTAATCGTACAAGCGAGGACAGAAAGAGCAAACTACAAAATTATGTGCCTGAAAAGTCTGGTGTACTGGTGGTGGTTGGTGCACTCTACCAGTAATCGGTTCAAAATTGAATATGGAAAATCCGTATGGATAATTGTAGCCATCCCAACCTACCACATCGAATGGATGGCTTGCATACACCATTTGATGCAACAAACCCTGCTTTTTAATTTTTATCAAAAACTCACCTTTGTCATCAATTGGTTCTTGGGCTTCTGGTAACTTAAAATCTCGCTCACAAAATGGTGCATGTTCCAGCATTTGCCCAAACTCATTCCGGTATCTTTTAGGTGTATAAATTGGGCTAAAAGATTCTAAGAAAAAGATGCGATTGTCTTTACCATCAAACTCCAACTGGTAAATTACTCCTCTGGGTATTAGCAGGTAATCGCCATACTCAAATGGAATGCTACCAAATAAAGTTTTTAAAGTACCACTACCTCTGTGTATAAAAAGCAATTCATCAGCCTCTGCATTTTTATAGAAGTAGTCTGTCATAGAATGGCATGGAGCAGCCACACCAATATGTACATCATTATTCAACATCAACACAGTTCTACTTTTTAAAAAGTCATTTTTTGGCGGGACTTCAAAGCTGATTAGCTTTCTCGGTGTCATGTTCCTTTCTAAAGCTATTTTAGGAGTTGCATTTAGAGGATTAAGAATATTACTAATCATCGTTGGCCGATGAATATGATATAGCAAAGAAGACATTCCAGTAAAACCCTCAGTACCAAATAGTTGCTCATAATAATACCCACCATTTGGTTTTTTAAAGGTAGTATGTCTTTTGTTCGGTATTTTACCTAGTTTATGATACAGAGGCATATTTGTCTTTATTTAAGGTTAAGGTTTAATAAATTTCGTGAATATTTAATTGATTTGCAAATTGTTTGTATACTAACTATTATAACATTAATTTAATTGCAAAAAATAAGTCTTACTCTTCGAGAAAGTAAATAAGAAGAATCAGTGAAAATTCTGAGGATTCAGAAATTTGATTGATTATCTTTATGGAAAGAATAATAAACGTTGATCAATTCGCATGTCAAATACTGAGCTGATAATTGAGGAAAGAAGTCGTGATATTGGCGATTTTCTTGTAGGTAGGCTTATTCCTTTTAGAAAAAAAAGAATGGTTGGGCCATTTATCTTTATAGATCATATGGGACCTAGTGAAGTTACTGAAGGCAAATACCTCGATATTGGTCAACATCCACATATTGGACTATCTACACTAACATACTTGCTAGAAGGTGAAGTACACCACAGAGACAGTATGGGTACAGATCAGATAATTGGCCCCGGCTCTGTTAACCTAATGACAGCCGGCCGCGGTGTTACACATACAGAAAGAACTCCTACACATTTAAGAGGTAAAACAAGTACGCTACATGGATTCCAGATTTGGATAGCGCTACCAAAAGCAAAAGAAGAAATGGAACCCGAGTTTTTCCATGTAGATGCTAAAGATTTACCAAGTTGGAAAGATAAAGGTGCAAACTTTACTTTGGTTGCAGGAACAGGATATGGCAAAGAATCTCCTGTTCCTACCTACTCTGAGCAATTTATGTTGGAGATAAAAACAGACGAAGAGTACGAATTAGATGTTGCAGGAAATCTGAAAGGAGAAATAGGAATTTGTATTGTTGAAGGCAGTATACAAGCTTGCGAGAATTATGTAGAAAAGGGTAACATGTTGGTTTCGAAACTTGAAAACCAATGTGCCATAAAAGTAGCACCTAACACACATTTATTAATTTTTGGAGGAAAACCTTTCGAAGAAGAAAGATTTATTTTTTGGAATTTTGTAGCTACCAGCAAAGAAAAATTAGAAGAATCAAAAATCAGATGGAAAGAAAAACGCTTCCCAAAAGTGGCAGATGATAATTCTTACATTCCACTTCCATAAGTGAAGGAATATTGATTTTAAATAATTTACATTTTAATCTAAAATAAAATTATACTTTACTGACTACCAGTATATTATAAATTATTATTTTTTGAACTTTCTCATTATTGTACCATTTTTTTTAGACATTAAAAAATACACAAATAGTGGTTAATATTTAAATTCATTAACATTCTAAATTCAACTTTTTAATATTTAAAAATTAAATTATCTATTGGATTTAATTCTAGCAACCATACAAATTGATTAATTACATACTTTTTAAACTTAACTAATGGAGAAAATAAACATAAGCGTAGCAATTTTAATTTTTACCATGCTTTTTACCGATTATTCAATAGCACAAGACTGGCCAAATCTTGGGAGATACCAAAAGGAAAATGACTCTTTAGGATTGCCAAAAGAAGATGAAAAAAGAATTGTGTTTATGGGAAACTCTATTACCGAAGGATGGGGCAGAATATGCCCAGATTTCTTTGCCAACAAGCCCTATGTTAACAGAGGAATAAGTGGACAAACCACCCCTCAAATGTTAATCAGGTTTAGAGCTGATGTTGTCAATCTTAAACCAGAAGTTGTTTTAATTTTAGCTGGAACCAACGACATAGCTGGTAACACTGGCCCCTCTACTCTTGAAATGATTACCGATAATATATTCTCAATGGCTGAACTTGCTCAAGCAAATGGTATCAAAGTAATTCTTTGTTCCACATTGCCCGCATTCGACTATCCATGGAAACCCGGTTTAGAACCTGCTGAAAAAATTTTCAAGCTTAATGAAATGATTAAAACTTATGCCGACGAACACGATTTGATTTATCTAGACTACTATGAGAAAATGGTAGACGATAAAAAAGGTTTGAAAGCTAAGTTTACAAAAGATGGTGTGCATCCGATTGAAGCTGGTTATAGGGTTATGGAACCTCTCGCAGAAAAAGCAATTAAAAAAGCACTCAAGAAAAAAATTAAATCTCACTCATGACATGACACCTGCTGAATTAACAATCGCCTTTATTGAAGATTATAAAGAATGGAACGATTTCGCTTTTAACCTCAGTAAAGAGAAAACATCAGAAAATAATTTGAAAATTAGTTCTGCATATCACGATTTAATTCGCAAGTTTTGTAGCGCATCTAAGGAATTCCAACCGCTGGCTTATGGTAGCGAATCTAACCATTGTCCGGATCAAGAAAGTATTGTTACAGAAAGTATTGTAGGTAATACAGCCTCAATAATCACTAGATTTCAAAACAGAAATTTCGATTTTCTATCAAATGTTTACGAATATGAATTCTGTATTGAAAATGGCAAATGGATTCTCGATGAACTCTATCTTGTAGACAAAACAGGTAAATATAAATGCCTGTAAACTTGTTCATTTAAGCTTAAATAATTTGGTTTGATTTAAACACGCATTAAAACCAAAAAAAGAATGGCTAACAGATATCTCTTATTAATTATCGATGCTCAAAAAGGAATAGATGAAGCTGAACATTGGGGTGGCAATAGAAACAACCCCAATGCTGAGTTAAAGATTAATCACCTATTAAAACTTTTTAGAGATAATTACTTTCCTATAATTCACATACAACACTGTTCGTCAGAGTCAAACTCCCCTCTTAGACCAAATCAAATTGGACATGAGTTTAAAGAAGAATGTAAGCCTGAAACAAGTGAAATGGTTATTCAAAAGAAATCTACAAATGCTTTTATTAATACCAGTCTGCAAGAGAATCTAATAGCTTTTGATGCTAGTATTATCGTGATTGTAGGTTTTGTAACTAACAACTCTGTAGAAGCCACAACAAGAATGTCTGGCAGCTTAGGTTTTCAAACTATTTTAGTTTCTGATGCTACTGCCACCTTCGACAAAACTGGCCTAGATGGTCAAATTTTCCCTTCGGAACTAGTACACAACATTTCTCTGGCTAATCTTAGTGGTGAGTACGCCACCATATTAAATACCAAAGAAATTACCGATATTATTAAATCAGAAAAGCTGCCTTAAATATTTATTTTTTACTGGTAATTAAAGTTTTATAAAAAATTTTATAAAGCCTTGTAATGTTTTGCCCTTTAAAAACAACTTGTAGGTAAATCAATGACAAATGTTGTTTATGAATTTAATTAATCTTAAAAGTAAAAGCATTTTCCTAAATCCCGAACTATTAAAACTTAACAACCGATGGAAAGTGCTTTTCTAAAAATTATAGAGCAAAACCAGAACATTATACACAAGGTAAGCCGGATCTATCGAGACTCGAGAGAAGATCAGGAAGACTTGTTTCAGGAGATTGTATTTCAACTTTGGAAAGCCTTTCCCAACTATCGGGAAGAAGCAAAAATAAGTACTTGGATGTATCGCATAGCACTCAATACAGCTATTGTTACTTACAGAAAAAAGAAAGTAACTATCAATTATAGTGAGGCAATTCCTGAAAATATCCATCCCACTACGGCAAACGAATTATCTGAAAATGAGGAACGGATGTATAATGCACTTAGGAAGCTAAGTGAAGCAGAACGAGCATTAATGTCTCTATTTCTTGAAGATTACTCCTATCGGGAAATAGGTGAGATTACAGGTATTAGTGAAAACTATGTAGCCGTAAAAATTAACCGAATAAAAAATAAATTAAAGCAACTTTTAAATTAAAAATAATGGAATTCGACGATTTAAAATCAAACTGGCAACAGTCTGGAGGTAGCTCCAAAAGCCAAAAAGAACTGGAAATGATGACCAAGGTTAAGAATCACCCACAATTAAAAAGAATCAAACTAAAACTGATTTCTGAAACCGTTTTGCTAATTGGTTTTTTAACAATGTATTACAATGCATTCGATGGAGACCAAAAACCAGTGTGGCTGAATATCTTATTGGGGATAAGTGTAATTCTTTACATTGCAAATGATGCAATGGGATTTTACACTTTACAAAATCCCATTAAAGGAACCAGTATTTCTAATTCGATAAATAAATTGCTTGGTGACTTGCAAAAGCTACTGGTATATTCTCTTGCGACTTCTTTCTTTTTTGGCATTGTAATGATGCTGTTTTTCTCTACAACAGTTTCATTCGATAATCACAAATACTTTATCTTGTTTGGTATAGCAGCCACCTTTT is a genomic window containing:
- a CDS encoding MarR family winged helix-turn-helix transcriptional regulator; its protein translation is MAVRYKEHKHFGFLIERTIKKIRQNLQRRFVEANLDITVDQWVILDQLNNRNGLSQNELAECTYKDAPTVTRIIDLLCKKGYTTRVMDASDRRRFQIMLTEQGHEIIDKALPEVYAVRKIGWEGLTDDDYRNLMYILDKIYHNF
- the hppD gene encoding 4-hydroxyphenylpyruvate dioxygenase; translation: MSLESTATIEKIFPEAKDFLPLNGTDYVEFYVSNALQAAHYYKTAFGFQSLAYRGLETGEKDYVSYVLQQDKIRLVLTSPLKKGTAIGKHIDEKGDGVKTVALWVDDAEQAFHETVKRGAKPYLEPEVLKDEFGEVVCSGIYTYGETVHIFIERKDYHGVFMPGFKRWETGYNPTSTGLKYIDHMVGNVGWGEMNRWVNFYAKTMGFTQLVSFDDKDISTDYTALMSKVMSNGNGRIKFPINEPADGVKKSQVEEFLDFYNGAGVQHLAIATDNIIETVTELRARGVEFLRVPGTYYDDLLDRVGEIDEDLKPLKDLGILVDRDDEGYLLQIFTKPLEPRPTMFFEIIERKGAKSFGKGNFKALFEAIEREQELRGTL
- a CDS encoding homogentisate 1,2-dioxygenase; the protein is MPLYHKLGKIPNKRHTTFKKPNGGYYYEQLFGTEGFTGMSSLLYHIHRPTMISNILNPLNATPKIALERNMTPRKLISFEVPPKNDFLKSRTVLMLNNDVHIGVAAPCHSMTDYFYKNAEADELLFIHRGSGTLKTLFGSIPFEYGDYLLIPRGVIYQLEFDGKDNRIFFLESFSPIYTPKRYRNEFGQMLEHAPFCERDFKLPEAQEPIDDKGEFLIKIKKQGLLHQMVYASHPFDVVGWDGYNYPYGFSIFNFEPITGRVHQPPPVHQTFQAHNFVVCSFCPRLYDYHPEAIPAPYNHSNIDSDEVLYYVDGDFMSRNDISKGHISLHPGGIPHGPHPGAMERSIGKKSTEEYAVMVDPFKPLMLTEAALKIDDGMYFQSWLDH
- a CDS encoding pirin family protein; protein product: MSNTELIIEERSRDIGDFLVGRLIPFRKKRMVGPFIFIDHMGPSEVTEGKYLDIGQHPHIGLSTLTYLLEGEVHHRDSMGTDQIIGPGSVNLMTAGRGVTHTERTPTHLRGKTSTLHGFQIWIALPKAKEEMEPEFFHVDAKDLPSWKDKGANFTLVAGTGYGKESPVPTYSEQFMLEIKTDEEYELDVAGNLKGEIGICIVEGSIQACENYVEKGNMLVSKLENQCAIKVAPNTHLLIFGGKPFEEERFIFWNFVATSKEKLEESKIRWKEKRFPKVADDNSYIPLP
- a CDS encoding SGNH/GDSL hydrolase family protein translates to MEKINISVAILIFTMLFTDYSIAQDWPNLGRYQKENDSLGLPKEDEKRIVFMGNSITEGWGRICPDFFANKPYVNRGISGQTTPQMLIRFRADVVNLKPEVVLILAGTNDIAGNTGPSTLEMITDNIFSMAELAQANGIKVILCSTLPAFDYPWKPGLEPAEKIFKLNEMIKTYADEHDLIYLDYYEKMVDDKKGLKAKFTKDGVHPIEAGYRVMEPLAEKAIKKALKKKIKSHS
- a CDS encoding NTF2 fold immunity protein codes for the protein MTPAELTIAFIEDYKEWNDFAFNLSKEKTSENNLKISSAYHDLIRKFCSASKEFQPLAYGSESNHCPDQESIVTESIVGNTASIITRFQNRNFDFLSNVYEYEFCIENGKWILDELYLVDKTGKYKCL
- a CDS encoding isochorismatase family protein — its product is MANRYLLLIIDAQKGIDEAEHWGGNRNNPNAELKINHLLKLFRDNYFPIIHIQHCSSESNSPLRPNQIGHEFKEECKPETSEMVIQKKSTNAFINTSLQENLIAFDASIIVIVGFVTNNSVEATTRMSGSLGFQTILVSDATATFDKTGLDGQIFPSELVHNISLANLSGEYATILNTKEITDIIKSEKLP
- a CDS encoding RNA polymerase sigma factor, encoding MESAFLKIIEQNQNIIHKVSRIYRDSREDQEDLFQEIVFQLWKAFPNYREEAKISTWMYRIALNTAIVTYRKKKVTINYSEAIPENIHPTTANELSENEERMYNALRKLSEAERALMSLFLEDYSYREIGEITGISENYVAVKINRIKNKLKQLLN